cacattaaaattattttaaaattttaattaaactaaagctaaacacttttaaaaataaactgaccAAAAGGAACACATTTTCTCTTGAAACtaaacttcaaaataagattacaagatttacaaaaaaaaaaaaactaactaaaaacacaaaactattaACTTCCCCTCTACTAAGGCATACTTACCAACAGTGACAATCAACATTTAAAGGCTAAATTCATCATCTTGAAATGGCATAAAAAGAAATGATAACTAAATTATTAGTAGAGGGCATTTCATTGGACTACAATCAGCTGCCTTCCTCATTTGTTCCTGTTCTTCAACATTCTATAAAtaggtaaaaaataaataaataaataattaaaagaagTGCACAATACACATTAGTTTATAAGCATTAATGTTGTTTTTGGTAAAGAAAATTAAGTTTTCTTAAGTACTGGATAACCTGTTCAATAAGAAGAAAATagtgaagagaaaaataaaaccaatacAAGCTTCTTTTGACACTTTGCTGCAGATACCTGTCAAATATTTTAGGTTAACTTTAACAGAAGCACCACATAAACAGTGGCAGTAGAACCTCAGTATTAGTCTTAAAGGGATATCAATGTGCTCCAACGTGGTGTTTTAACTCTAAGACTCTACTAGAAcagaatttatatatatatatatatatatatatatatatatatatatagacagaaAACAAGTTAGAAAATACCTAACCTGCGgaattctttttaaatttttttttttaacatggacAGTACCAGTATTTGAACTACGAATAAAGCTTCATAACATTGATCTGATGTCTCCTGCCCAAACATGTCCACAGTCCAATGGCGTAGTTACCCTGCAGCAGCTACACTAACCGGCTAAAAACAAGGACCAACCTGTTTTGGACTGGGTTtctccattttctgctgctgtgtcacTTCTATTCCTCGAACTTCTCGCTCGCCTCATGGTggcttattaaaaataattatgtggCTGCTGTAGAAGGGGGACCTCGGAGATAATAATAAAACACGGCGGGAAActtttccccactgctgtttcCTGACTAGCCCGCTGACCTGCCAACGATCATTTAGTGTGAAGATGAATCACTCCGCCGTAACAAAACAAAGGCCACCGATTTCTGAGCGCAAAAACAGTTACCATGAGTACGAGTTTAGATGAAACGGAATTAAAAGTTTATAATACGTTTAGAtatatctttattttaatttagacCCAAATTTGTCGATGCTGACTGTGGTCCAGAGGTGATGTCAGAGATGTTGGACAGCAGGTGGAGTGAACACTCTTCGCTGTTCCCCTGACGTGGGAACACAGATTTAGCGCTAAAGCGTTCCGCCTTAGTCAGTGGTCGGAGTTATTTTGTTGAAGGATTGGTAAGAACCTAACGTGCCTTCCAGGGACACTTGAGAAGGGTTGGATGAAAGTTCAGTGTTAAGCCATTTAAACACTTGCGGATGCAGAAGATATGGCATCACGGAGATTTAGCGCCTGTGTTCTCTGTCAGAGAAGAGCTGTGGGGAAACTGATGTGCCGGGTGAGTGCTGATTGTTAGTATCAATGCACGCAGCCTTTTAACCACAGAGGTCAGACACATAAGCTacagagaaataaatatttCCAGTCTGCACCTACATGTTTTCTCGGCTAAACCTAAACCTTTTAGTGCGGAATCCAGTCCACCTGTCTGTTCCCCAGATGTCAGGTTTGCCAGCTCTCACAGGTGTGAAACGTGCTTTTTAACCTTAATTCTCACGCTGCCCAAACACATCTCACACCAAATAAGCCGTTTTGGTTAAACAGCATTGTGGTCTTAACACCAAGGCACTCTTTGCTCACTGTGAAATGACGTGAACTTTGGTTTTCTGGATTTATTATCAGCTCAGAATAAACTCTCTATGTTACATTTACATCCTAACACGTAACTATGGAGAGTAAGGCAGTTATCAGGTTTACTGAAGAAATCTGAAATACACCTTCCTTAGTATCTGGTTGGGCCgcctttgccttcagagctgccttcatttttcatgGCGCAGATTCAACAAGtagctggaaatattcctcagagatttcggtccatattgacatgaccaCATGCAGATTTGTcgactgcacatccatgattgGAATCTCCCTTttcaccacattccaaaggtgctgtgttggattgagatctggtgactgtggaggccatttgagtacagtgaactaaTTATGTTCAAGTAACTCTTTGATATGGAGTGTTATCCtgatggaagcagccatcagaagatgtgtacactgtggtcataaagggatggacatggacATGGACATGgacattctctttttttcagaccattctctgtaaactctagagatggttgtgtggggaaaaatcccagcagatcagcattttctgaaatactcagaccgcCCCATTTGGTACGAACACCCATACCAtgttaagtcacttaaatcaccttgcTCACCTTaagttcagcaggtcatcttgaacatgtctacatgcttaaatgcattgagttgctgccacatGATTGCCTGATagttgcattaacaagcagttaaaTTGTACCTGTGCCtcatcatattgattatactagattataatatttttataatatttttattttcattttagagagtttgattttctgttacatggcactgaacaggagtggccctccaatctcattgtacatcctgtataatgacaataaaggcattctattctattctaatgtAGTGGCCAGTGAGTCTAACGATGTATTGAGTAACTGAAATACAAATTTTGGTTTCTTTTACTATAATCAGGTTCTAATTGCATTTCCTAGTTATTTCCTTCATTTAAACctatttcagtttaattcaaagATCATTAAAACTGCATCATTTGGACCTATTATTTCAGGGAATGAGTGCAACTGCACACCCACAGCCACAGGTAGATTTCCTGAAGGGTGAACCACACAGGAAGCATCCAGGTGTGACCAACCTGAAAACTCTACGACTACCTGAGGAACTACAGATGGCTGCACAATCAATCATTCACGGTAAGCTTAGTATTGGTCTATCAGTTAATATAACAAATCTTTCTGTCCAGCTTCACTGGTTGAAACTCTTTGCCACTCTTCCACCTCTGCATCTGTAGGAGCCCAAGTGACTCAGCTCCTCGAGCGCACTCGCAAACTCACAAACTTCCTGTGGAGCAGGAAACGAGCGGTTGAGGATTTTACACTGAGGCAGAAAGCTGTGAGCCTGGAGAAAGaactgtgggagaaagccatGCAGAAGAGAGGAGGTGGGTGACAAAtgttgaaataataaaaaagtgatAATGCACACGCAACAAGCGTATatgatgcagcagctggaggaaaatatgtttttattctgcAGATATAGACGAGCAGGCACTGGAAGACCGCATCAGGAAGAAAGTTTTCTCAGAGCTCCGAAGAACGATGTATCACTGGACTCCCATGAAGTAACATAATTTATTTAACTACAATATTATCTATGAATCTGTCAGAGTTTTCacttttcagtctgttttgaAAGCTATGcagttattttgatttatttctaaAGGAGAAAAATCCTCCTTTGCCCAGCGTGGGAGAAGTTAAAACTGTGATTTATGACATActgaacattttacacattttgcaGGCTTAAAATGCTTTCTCAGTCGATGCAAATGTCACATTGACAGATCAGCCTTTAGACAAACCCAGTGAACTGTGAGCTCCAtcctgcagttttatttttgaatcCTAAGTTTGATGCGCACTAGATGGACATGCCTCTTGCTGTGTTTCAGGTATGATGAGGAGCTGGGTGTGGTCTACATGGCGGCTCGACTTGCTGGAGGCTATGCTGCAGTGAAGAGAGCTCTAAACGAGGTAACAGTGCTGTGGATGTGATCATAGGTCAGCTTACGTGGTGATACGGCGGGCTTCCTTTTAACAGTCCCTTAAATCTGAACGCAAGATGTTTTTTGTGGTTAAACTTAATTATTCCTGCagatttagactttttttttttctcatcattttAGATAAAGAAGAGGGATCCCTCCTTTGCTCCTCACTCTCTCCTGGATTTTGGTTCTGGGTTAGGAACAGTTGTCTGGTTAGTGTACAAAACTGGCAAAACATGTAAATAGTTTTGCCTAAATTATTAAAACTAAGTTAGTAATGTGTCTTTTTCCTCACACAGGGCATCCCGCTCATGCTGGGGTGATTCATTGAAGGAAATGGTCTGTGTGGACAGCTCCGGGCCAATGAACGTTTTGGCAGAACGACTTCTCAAAGGTAGACGCACATGTagatgatttatttttgttcatttatatCAAATACAGCCATGAAGAAGAACTGACTGGATTGTATTTTTGCTTaaattgggcaggtgatgatgAAAGAGCTGAACCTTGCATCAAGCAGGTGTATTTCAGACAGTTTCTCCCTGTCTCTCCTAAGGTAAGACCCCCTCAGTTTTTACCACTCAGCCTTAAAGGGTGATGGGGTGTTGTCACCCCGCCGGGTGGGCAGGCAGGTGGCTTACTGGGTGGGCAAGTGGTGGGTGGCGTGAACATGATAACTCAAGAATGAGGCAATGTAGGACCTGATCACCTCAAGGTCAGATGTTAAGTTTACTGAAAATCTTGTtatggtttatatatatatatatatatatatatatatatatatatatatatatatatatatgactgtCCTGTTTCTCCTCTCAGGTGCAGTTTGACTTAGTCACTGCAGCTTTTACCCTCTCAGAGCTGCCGAATGggaaagacagagaggaggcAGCATTCACTCTGTGGAGAAAGACAAGCTCATATCTGGTCAgttaagacaaaaataaaacctaCAAATGACGTCCACCTTCCCATCTTCTGTGATTCTCTggacttaaaaaacaaaacaacaaaaaactgatttttatttttatgtcataGGTGTTGGTGGAAAATGGGACCAAAGAGGGCCATCAGATACTCATGCAAGCCAGAGACACTTTATTGAAGGTATTTAGATATACTAGATCAGATAGCGTTTCACACTAAGTGCCATTAATCAAACTAAACTGTGGGTTCTCTGGCTCCAGAAACAAGAGAATACTGTTTACGACTTCAGGCCAGCATCAGTGTTTGCTCCGGTATGTTTAACTCCCagcatttaattaaaatcataCTTTGAGCCAATAGTGTCTTTGTCTTATTGcagcttctctttattttttatttagtgttCTCATGAACTGGTGTGTCCCAAACTGGCTCATGAGCCCGTCACACCCTGCAACTTCCAGCAGCAGTACCAACCTCTGCCTCTGCCTGGGGTAAGACTCAACTCTAGATGTCTGTTTACAGCTTTTTcctgttctgctcatttccagctcaaaTTCTTTAAATTCTTGTAATCtattagagtagctttgcatgagtttAAAATCATCCTTATATATGTTATACTGGGCTTTGGTGCCACCCCTCAGTTCACCCCCTGTCTAAAACAGGCTGTTTTAGCTCTTCTCCATTTAGGGCCAGCTAAGGCAAACAAGGTTTGAAGAGCAGGAAAgttgttatataagctgcacacagactacttttcattgtgtcacagtgtcattttgtcagtgtccCATGAatagatatacttaaatatatgcagacatgtgaggggtgtactcacttttgtgatacactgtatataatgtatatactgacatttgaaactttggccatgtttaatatgaatattGTAACAGtataaatatgacagaaaataaggaaaagcataatagtTGCTATTTAAATTGAGCTTTTGTTTTTGACCTTGAATATTGTAGTTAAACAGAAGAAATACTTTTATACTGCAGGAGGGGTTGTAGTGCTTTGTGGATTGGGCAGTAGTCAGGGACGGAGGTCCTGGAAGTCTGATCCCCATTTAATGACTGTGGCTTTAGGAAAATGtgatgtcacctctctggtgtgGAAGAAACCTGAGCTAGAGATCGAGAAGTACTGGTTGGTATAGTCGGGTGCATCTCAATGCACAGCTTGGGCTCTGGAGCTCCTGGAGGGGGCTGGACTCTGTACCACTGAGAAGCTTGGCTTTAGGAGGgcctcagagtagagccgcagctcctccacattgaaaggagccagttgaggtggtttgggcatctgactaggatgcttcctggacacttcctaggtgaggtgttttaaGTATGTCCTAATGGGAGAAGGCCCCAGGGCAAATCCAGAACAGGCTGGAGAGATTAAATCTCTCAGCTGATTTGAGACGCCTCCCCGTCCCctcggatgagctggaggaggttgccagggagagggaggtctcagaattctctgcttagactgctgcctccATGAcccggacggatggatggatggatggatggatatttgcaaaacagaatCAAGACTAAAACTTGTTCAGacaatttggggggggggggggggggggggggggggggtattctgTACCAAGCCCTGCTAATAAAAACAGCTCATGTTTCTTATTATCATTCAAAATATTATCATCAAACTCATCTTTTCAGTATCATCTAAATCATAAAGGAAACAAAATCTTGAGTGAAGAATGGGTTAAATTAGTTGGTTGTATTTTTATAACTTTCTGTTCTTTTGTTAGTGAATCTTTCTGCAGGagcaattttctttctttagccAATGTTTCATCACAGCTCAAGCTGACTTTATAAAACACACAGTACTGAGCAGTTTTAAGTATTACTAATTTACTCTTGTCTTATATTATTGACAGAGTGTAGAAAGCatcatatacagtataaaatatATGAACATGTATGTACAGATAAAGGCTGAATGAATTCCATGTcaacccttttttttcctccctttagCGCAATAACTCTCAGATTGAGAAGTTCAGCTACCTAATTTTGAGGCGGACAGAAGCAGTGGAGGCAGACACAAAGGGTGTGGAGTGGGCCAGGCTGATCGCACCGGTGCTCCGGAGAACGAGGCACGTCCACTGTCGCGTGTGCTGCCCGAATGGACAGCTACAACACATGGTGGTGACGGCGagaaaacacagcaggtaaaaaaaaaaaaaatctgcatcacACAAATTCAGAATAAGTTGAGTAATTTTATTCAAATGTTAAGTTTAGAAGAAGCAAAAAGGAGAGCATAGAGAGATGAGGACAAAACAAGCATTgtgggagagagaagacaaaagttAATGACAAGCAGTAGTGAAAGCTAAACACACTGAGAGGGAAAAGACGAGTGTGGAAGAAAtgctgagcctatagcagcataactaaaggatgcTTCAGGGTCAtgtgatccagctctaactataagtttCATCGAAAGGGAATGTTTTAAgtctaattttaaaatggatgtCAGTTTCCTGAATccaactgggagctggttccacggGAGAGGGGCCTGATAGATGACGACTctgtctcccattctactttctAGGAATCGCAAGTAACCCTTCAGTCTGAGAGTCAAGTGCTTTAAGATAATAGGATGCTATAAAGTttttaatacactgctcaaaaaaataaagggaacactcaaataacacatcctagatctgaatgaatgaaatattctcattgaatacttggttctgtacaaagttgaatgtgctgacaacaaaatcacacaaaaatcatcaatggaaatcaaatttattaaccaatggaggcctggatttggagtcacacacaatattaaagtggaaaaacacactacaggctgatccaactttgatgtaatgtccttaaaacaagtgaaaatgaggctcagtattgtgtgtggcctccatgtgcctgtatgacctccatacaatgcctgggcatgctcctgatgtggtggcggatggtctcctgagggatctcctcccagacctggactaaagcatccgccaactcctggacagtctgtggtgcaacgtgacgttggtggatggagcgaggcatgatgtcccagatgtgttcAATCGGattgaggtctggggaacgggcaggccagtccatagcttcaatgccttcatcttgcaggaactgctgacacactccagtcacatgaggtctagcattgtcctgcattaggaggaacccagggccaaccgcaccagcatatagtctcacaaggggtcagaggatctcatctcggtacctaatggcagtcatgctacctctggcaagcacatggaggattgtgtggccctccaaagaaatgccaccccacaccattactgacccactgccaaaccggtcatgctgaaggatgttgcaggcagcagatcgctctccacggcgtctccacactctgtcacgtctgtcacgtgtgctcagtgtgaacctgctttcatctgtgaagagcacagggcgccagtggcgaatttaccaatcctggtgttctctggcaaatgccaagcatcctgcacggtgttgggctgtgaacACAACCCCCATCTATGGAtgttgggccctcataccatcctcatggtgTCGGTTTCTAaacgtttgtgcagacacatgcacatttgtggcctgctggaggtcattttgcagggctctggcggtgctcctcctgttcctccttgcacaaaggcggaggtagtggtcctgctgctgggttgttgccctcctacggcctcctccatgtctcctggtagcgcctccagcctctggacactacgctgacagacacagcaaaccttcttgcgaCAGCTCTCATtgctgtgccatcctggatgagctgcactatcTGAGCTACTTGTGTAGGTTGTAGAGTCAAGTTAACGTGTCAAGACAGCAGCCTTTCTTAAATGTAACAAAACTCCTCAGCAATACTCAGATGTTAAAAATTGCCTAAACACAAGAAGCAATACAAGGAgagcaaatattttaatttagttgtttgtgtttttgttgatggCCCctggagagacaggaaatacAGGAAAAGAGCATACGGGAAGGATGTGTAGCAAAAGGTCTAACTGGCCTGGACTCAAACTGATGCCTTGCTGATCAGCAGCTGATCATTTTGATTTAATTCTGAACTATCTGATAAGGAAATGTGTCAAAACTAGATCAAATGGAGCAGACATTCAATGTAAACTTTCTGTATCTCATAACAGGTGATACTTTGTACTACAGTCCACCTTTGGCTGCTGAAtattatttgttttgatttttatcttcactgaCTAtgaattt
This portion of the Archocentrus centrarchus isolate MPI-CPG fArcCen1 chromosome 17, fArcCen1, whole genome shotgun sequence genome encodes:
- the mettl17 gene encoding methyltransferase-like protein 17, mitochondrial; the encoded protein is MASRRFSACVLCQRRAVGKLMCRGMSATAHPQPQVDFLKGEPHRKHPGVTNLKTLRLPEELQMAAQSIIHGAQVTQLLERTRKLTNFLWSRKRAVEDFTLRQKAVSLEKELWEKAMQKRGDIDEQALEDRIRKKVFSELRRTMYHWTPMKYDEELGVVYMAARLAGGYAAVKRALNEIKKRDPSFAPHSLLDFGSGLGTVVWASRSCWGDSLKEMVCVDSSGPMNVLAERLLKGDDERAEPCIKQVYFRQFLPVSPKVQFDLVTAAFTLSELPNGKDREEAAFTLWRKTSSYLVLVENGTKEGHQILMQARDTLLKKQENTVYDFRPASVFAPCSHELVCPKLAHEPVTPCNFQQQYQPLPLPGRNNSQIEKFSYLILRRTEAVEADTKGVEWARLIAPVLRRTRHVHCRVCCPNGQLQHMVVTARKHSRDVYRCARSSDWGDQMPIVQDAEEDVHSDSE